The genomic region GGACTACAGCAATCGGATGTAACAGCCTGAACCAATGGAACATACAGACTCAACCATGGACAGCGACCCGACAGACATCAAATCAATCGCGGTAAGCGCCACTGACCTCGTTGCAGCCATTGAAGCGACTTCGGACGGATCAAAGACCGTGTTACGCGTCACACCGCCTCTCAGCGGCCGGATGCGGGCGCGTCTCCACGTTGTCCAGCCAGATGACGACGAGGACACGATTCACATCGAGCCCGACTCGCTACTGACTCAGGATGCACCGTCGTATCCGGCGCCCGATGATACCGCCGACGAGCTTCGGGACGCGGACGACGAGACATACTCGGTGGAGCGTCATCGGACCTATCACGAGCAACGACTCGCCGAGTGGCGGGAGTCGGTGCCGGACCACGTCGTCGATAGCACGACACTAATCGACACGGAACACGACATAACCGTGTCACTACTCGGACCGTGATCGGTCGTGCACGTCCACCAGAGGTGTCACAGATACCAGAAGTGACACAATGTATCACACTAGATCTGCACCGCCGATAAAACGTCTAAGTACCACACAGATTGTGGTAAAATGAACGATTAGGGAATCGCTGTACGTGAAACGAAGCGAAACGGCCGGAAACCTCTAGAGGTTATAAGCTATCTCCAATAGAAGCCGTGGATAGGTTCCCTCCATATGTCAAGTTCGTCCGCATACGAATTACTCGCCCAGTTTGATGACTCCATACCGGAGTTCGACGAGCCTTTCGTCTCCGCCGTTCGAGGTTTCGCGTTCTGGACAGCGATTGCGCTCCCGTTTCTGTATCTCCCGCTGCTAATTACCGGCCTGAACTCCGGGGCAACGCGAGTCGCGTTCGTCGCACTCGTCGTCTGCAACGCTGTGACGCTGTTTGTCGGGCACGCACACAGAGGAGACAACTGAAAACGGAACCCTTCGACTTCGGCCACCAGTACAGATATCGTTGCCCACCACTTCGTGTTACCGCTGTGGCCATATTTTCAGCCATGTGTCGCCGTTCGCGTGCACACGTCACGAACCACAGTCATCGCAGGTGTCGGTCTGGGCCACGTTGAACCGCTGGTCAGATTCTCCCGCTGAGCGCCACGGACACAACCAACCGCAACGCGCAGTCGTCTCTCAGTCTCGGCGAAGTCGCCCATCGTATTGGCATCTCGTCGAACAGGACCGCTCAGCGTGGACGCCGGAGGTCGATCTCGGTCTCCACGCCGAGGCGGTCTGAGCGCTTTGACTCTGATGTCGGCTATTCTTCAAGGAGGTCGACCCACTCTCTGAGCGGCCCCCGAACACCGTCGGCTGAAATCGTCACCTCGCCGTCGAATCGCCACGTCGCCTGCGGGGAGTCCGAACCGAACCGCATCGGAATGGAAACCGACAGATCGTCGGCCGTGAGATGGAGTGGCTCGTCGCGGTCAACCGTCTCGTCGAGCAGCCGTTCGACGGCCAGGCGGAGCTGTTCCGGGTCTGGGTCTGGAAGTTCCGTGGATTGACTCATATCTGTGACTTAGAGCTGAAGCTACCTCCGTGTTGTGTCGAACTGGTCGGTCTTCCCCGTCACTTAGGGGTGTGTAGTCCTCAGACTGTGCCGATGGAGCTGGAAACACCGTACGCCCTCGGAGGAACCTACTACGTCGAGACGGTGTCGATCGGGAAACAGACGGACGACGAGACGGTGCGCGATTGCGTGGTCTGTGGCGGCCACGTGTACGCCGACGACTGGCATCTCGTCGTTGGGGTCCTGAATACAGACGGCAGACGACAGCTCCACCACCACTGTAGCGACGACTGCCTGACTGAATGGCTCAAACTCATGACGGCTGCCTGAGCACCGGTGAGTCCGCGGAGTCTTGACGATGGAACGCGTCGGGAAAATATGGACGAGCGCACGGGCGTGTTCAGGGTCTACCGCGTCGTCGACGCGGTCCCGCACATCAATCTGTTCGACACCGATGCAACGCGGCTCTACACCGTGTACCAGTCCGGCTACGGCGAGCGACAGCCGGCAGTCGACGACCTCCGGACGGGCGATCTCGTCGAAGCGACGCTGGGCGGCGACCCCGACGACTCGGATGAGGCCTGGTCGCTGCTTTCGTTCGAGCGGCTCGATCGCGTGACGATGGATTTCGCCGTTGACGCCGAAATCCCAGCAGTGGCGGCTGACCGCTGGGAGCCGGGGCTGGAACGTCCGGCAAGCACCGTACTCGAAGAGGACGGCGAGCCGGTCGCGGAATGTTTCGTTCAGCCGCGCGCGCCGCTGCCAGGCGGTACCTTTGTCCCGAGCGTGCTCACCGGCCTCGTGCCGATGGAATCACTGCTGACCGAGCTCCCCGGTATCGGCGAGCCGCCGACGGACGCTATCTTCATCGACCCCGACCCGCCCGATGCTGACTCGTACTCACGACCCTATGGCGTCGCCGTGCTGTTCACTGCTGGCGCTGACGAACTGCTCACTGAGTTCCGGGAGCGATATGATCTCTCTGCCGGCGCGGACAACAGACCCGAGTACGACCCGTACGGGCTGTGAATTGGCTACGGCAAGAACGAGCGGCGGGGCGCTACATCGTGATGACGAGCGGCACCGGGACGAAACAGAGCATCCCTAGAACGAACGTAACTAGGCCAACAGCCCAGCGGCCCGGCCCCAGCGGTGTCTCGTCCAGCGGCGTCGCGGACCCGAGCCGGCCGAACACCAGCGCCAGAATCCCCCAGAACGCCCACAGTCCGGCCGCTCGGCCGCCCTCGAAGACCACGAGGTAGCCAGCGAGTCCAAACAGGGCGACGGGGACGGCAAGCTGGACCAGCGACAGGCGGTCGCCGAACAGCGACCGGGCGACGTGTGCGCCGTCAAGTTGGCCAACGGGCAAGAGGTTCAGGAAGGTCACGAACGCCCCCACCCAGCCGCCGATGACGACCGGGTTCGGGAGGAGTTGCGGGTTCGCGTACTCAAGCTGTTCGCCCATGACTGCGGCGATACCCTGCAACAACAGCGGGTAGCCGAGTTCGATGTTCGTGACGATGCCACGGGTTACCTCCACTGGTGGGAGCGTCACGCCGATGGCAGTCACGACGACGGTCGCGGCGAGTCCGGCCAGCGGACCAGCGACACCGATGTCGAACAGCGCCTTGCGGTCGGGGATGTGGTCGTTCATGCTGATGACCGCACCCAGCGTCCCGAGCACGTTCGGAAACGGCAGGAAGTACGGTAGGCTCGCTTCCACCTCGTGATAGCGGCTCATGACGTAGTGGCCGAACTCGTGAATTGCGAGAATTCCCAGTGCGGCTGCGGCGAAGGGCCACGCCGTGAGCATGGCTGTCGGGTCTTCGAGCACGGACAGCCCGTACCAGCGGGTCCCGGCGTACAGCGTCGACAACAGCGTCAGGACGGCGAGCCCGACGTTCAACCACGGGACGCCGTCGACGCCGAGCGACCGCTCCCGCGCGATCAGCACCCACTCGCCCATCTCCCGCTTGAGCGCGACGCGGTACCCGCGCTGACGGAACGCCGGTGCGATGCGATGGATGACCTGTTCGGACTCGGTCATCGGCTCGCCGTAATACCGGACGCCGTCCTCGGCGGTCCTGTCGATCTCGTACACGTAGAACGTGTCTGCGAGTGCTTCCGGGTCCGGCAACTCCGGCTGCGAGGACTGGGTCGCCATTACCAACCTTTAGGGTTCGACCCGTTTGAACCTGTTTGCCGTGTCACTTTCGACAGCCAGAGTCGACCATCCACAGCCAATAATTGTGGATGAAGCATTCAGTCCGCGACAGCTTCGTCCGATCCGGTCGCCACGCTGGGGTCCTGAATCCAGAGGTCCCCGAAGAGGTCATCCTGCTGGAGTCGGACCTGACCACGGTGAGCTAAAAAGAGCAATCCGAGGAACGTCTCGACGCGGGTCCCACCGGCCGTGTCGACCTCGCGGTACAGCACCTCATCGCGGCCCTGGTCGTACTGCTCGCGGACGGCGTCGTGCACGTCAGCGATGATATCATCGATGTTCTCGGCGTGGGCGGTCCCGGTCACATCGGCGGCGGACGGTTCCTCATCCAGTCGCATATCGTCGGCCCCGCGGTAGTCCAGTTCCTGCGTCCCACGGTCGTACCCGCTCGGAGAGTCACTGGTGTCGTACTCACGTGACTCTTTCCACCACGATTCCCGTTCGGCATCGCGGAGGTCCCGAACGAGTTCATCGAGCGTCTGTGGCATCCCGCGGGCGCGGCGGCGTTCGAGCCGTCGGTCCATCTCCGACTCCAGCGCGGCGAAGGGGTCCGGGTCCTCGATGGGCGCGTCCTCGTGCATCGCCTGCTCCCACGGCTCGGCCGGCTCCTCGTCCGTCTCGCCCTCGCCGAGCATCGCGTCGCTTTTCATCCGGATGAGGACGCTCGCGTAGAACAGCGCCCGCCCTGACGTGCGAAGGTCCGCATCGTCGATGCGCTGGAGGAACTTGTCCGTGACTCGCACCACGTCGATGTCCCACGGGTCGATTTCGCCGTCGTCCGCGAGCTGGACCAGCACTTCGACCGGTTCGACGTCTTCGTCTCCGTCCTCGTCGCTGTCGGTCGTCTGGTCGTTTTCGGGGCGGTCCTGTGCCGCCGTATCGTCGCCCGAGTCGGCGGACTCGCCCAGCAGGGCCGTGGCGTCGCTGGATTCGCCCGGTGGCTCGCGGTCCTCGTGCCCGGTGATGTTGAGCGGGATGTCATCCGCCTGATCTCCTGCCTCTTCATCGTCTCGTGGCTCCCCACGGTCGCCGCTCGACTGTTCCGAGGGCCCGCCGTCGCGTTGCTCCGCCGTCTCGCGGGTCACATCCGTTCCCCGCTCGCTGTCCCGAGGCGCTTCCTCCGGGCGCGCCTCGCTCTTCTCGCTAGTCATCAGCCGGAACCTCCTCATCACCGTCGCCCTCACCGCTGAGGTCGATGCCGGTCACGGCGCTCACGTTGTCGCCCTGCATCATCACGCCGATGGCGCGCTCGGACCGCTCCAGCATGGCCGAGCGGTGCGAGACGACGACGAACTGGGCGTCGCCAGCAAGTTCGTCCACCAGTTCGCCGACGAGGTCGGCGTTGGCCGCATCGAGGAAGGCGTCGACCTCGTCCAGCGCGTAGAACGGCGCGGGATTGTGCCGCTGGATGGCGAAAATAAACGCCAGCGCCGTCAGCGACTTCTCGCCCCCAGACATTGCGTTCAGCCGCTGAATCGGTTTGTCGCCCGGCTGGGCCTTCATCGTCAGTCCGCCCTCGAAGGGGTCGTCCTCGTCTTCGAGGTGCAGGTGACCAGTACCGTTCGAGAGCCGCTCGAAGATATTCTGGAACTGGTCGTTGATCTCCGTGAACGACTCCATGAACGTCTCCTTCTTTCGGGCTTCATAGGTGTCGATGCGGTCGCGGATGCCGTCGGCCTCTTCGACCAGTGTCGCCTTCTTGTCTTCGAGTTCTTGCAGGTCGTCGTTGACGCGGTCGTACTCTTCGATAGCCCGCATGTTGACCGGCTCCAGTTTCTCCATCTCCCTCTCCAGCCGGTCGATTTCCTGCTCGACCGTGTCGTGGTCGGGCACGTCCTCGGGGTCGTAGTCGCCGACCTGCGCTTCGAGTTCGTCGATTTCCCACTCCAGACGCTCCTGCGTTTCCTGCTCGGATTCGAGGTCGCGCTCGACTTCGGAGACGGCGGCCTGTTGCTCGTCGCGGGCCTCCTTGGCCTCCTGCAGGTCGTCTTTCAGATCCTCGCGCTCGGACTTGAGTTCGGCCAGTTCCTCTTCGAGGTCAGCAACATCCTGTTCCTTCTCGGCTTTCAGCTCCTGCTTCTCGGCGACCCTCGCTTCGAGGTCATCGATGCGTTCCTCGTGTTCGGCCTTGCGGTTCTGGGCCGCCTCGATGTCGTCGTGGAGGTCTTCGATAGCCTCCTCGGCGTACTGCTTTTCGAGTTCGTACTCGTTGAGTTCGGCGTCGAGCTCGTCCTGTCGGTCTTCGAGCGTGTCGATGTCGTCCTTGATCGACTCGCGCTGGTCGGTCAGATCCGGCAGCTCCGAGTCCTCGACCTCGGCTTCAAGATCGTCGATATCGTGCTGGAGCGCGTCGATCTCTTCGGTCTTTTCCTCGATGTCAGCCTCCAGTTCGTCCATCTGGTCGGCCACGTCCTCGCGCTCGTCAGCGATTTCTTCGAGGTCGGCTTCCAGTTGTTCGATGCGCTCCCGGGTGTCTTTGAGCGCGGTCTGCTTGCGCTCGATGCTCGTCTCGATATCACGGACCTGCTCGGTTGCGTCGGACTCGCGGTCGCGGGCGTCGTCGAGGCGCTCCTCAACATCACGGAGGTCGTCGCGTACGTCAGCGCGCTCGTCTTCGAGTTCGTTGATGCGCGTAGCGACCCGTTCGAGCTTGCCAGCGCCGCCGGAAAATGAGTATCGCGTGCCCGAAGAGGAGCCGCCGGTCATCGCGCCGGATTTCTCGACGAGGTCGCCCTCAAGCGTGACCATCCGGTAGTCGCCCATCAGCTCGCGGGCAGTGTCCATACTGTCGACGACGACGGTGTCGCCCAGCACGTACGAGAAGATACCCGCGTACTCGCGGTCGAAGTCTACGAGGTTGTACGCGAAGTCGATGACCCCGTCAGCGCTTGGCAGCGAGCCCAGCGAGCGGTTCTGCATCTGTGTGATCGGCAGGAACGTCGCCCGGCCGGCGCTGCGTGATTTGAGGTACTCGATACAGCGCTGGCCCACGCTGTCGTCGTCGACGACGACGTGGGCGAGTCGCCCGCCGGCCGCCGTCTCACAGGCCGTGGCGTACTCGGGGTCGACGCCGCCAAGTTGGCCGACCGTACCGTGGACGCCGTCCTGACCGGCGTTGAGAATTGCCGTCACCGCCCGGCCGTACGAGGAGTCGCCGTCCTCGCCGGCTTTCGCCTCTAGCTGGGCGTACTCCTGTTGTTTCGCGCTGATCTCGTCTTCAAGCTCGTCCAGATCAGACTGGAGTTCGCGCTTCTCGGCTCGGAGGTCGTCGACGACCTCGCCGATGGTCGCCTTGTTCTGCTTTGCCTTCTCCAGCTCCGTCTGCAAGTCCTCGATATCGGCTTCGAGGTCGGGAATCTCGGCTTCGGCCTCCTCGATAGCCTCGCGCTTCTCGTCCTCGGCGTTCGAGCGCCGCCGGGCCTCGTCGAGCAGGCGGTCCTGCTCGCGCTGGAGGTCGTTCTTCTCGCTTTTGAGCGTCTCCAGTTGCGAGCGTTTCTCCTCCAGTTCGTCTTTGACCTCCTGAAACTCCTCGCCAACCTCGTCGATGCGTTGCTGGACCTCCGCGAGTTCGGATTCCTTCTCCGCGATGTCGGCCTTGACATTTGATTTGGCGACTTTCGTCTCTCGGATGTCGCTTTCGAGGTCGTCGATGGTCTCTTGCTTGCGGTCGATCTGGACGAACGCCTGTCGGCGCTCGTTTTCGGCGGATTCGACCGTCTCCTCGGCGGACTCTATCTTGTCATCCAGCCTGGAGATGTCGCCTTTGATCTCCTCGATCTCGCGTTTGATGGCGAGCTGTTCGTCCTCGCCCTTGCGCTCGATTTCCTGATTGAGTTCGTGGAGTTCGTCTTCTAACCGGATAACCGCACCCTGCCGCTCGTCGAGTTCCGTCTGGAGTTCGGTGAGTTCGCTTTCGAGTTCGTCAATAGCCTCCTCGACGGCCGCCAGTTCCTCTCGCTTGTCTTCAAGTTCGGCGGCCCTGCGGTACCCCTCGTACTCCTCTTTCTCGTCGCGGAGATCCTGGTACTTGAGCGCCGTCTCCCGTTCGTCTTCGAGTTGGTCAAGACGCTC from Haloarcula sp. H-GB4 harbors:
- a CDS encoding segregation/condensation protein A translates to MTSEKSEARPEEAPRDSERGTDVTRETAEQRDGGPSEQSSGDRGEPRDDEEAGDQADDIPLNITGHEDREPPGESSDATALLGESADSGDDTAAQDRPENDQTTDSDEDGDEDVEPVEVLVQLADDGEIDPWDIDVVRVTDKFLQRIDDADLRTSGRALFYASVLIRMKSDAMLGEGETDEEPAEPWEQAMHEDAPIEDPDPFAALESEMDRRLERRRARGMPQTLDELVRDLRDAERESWWKESREYDTSDSPSGYDRGTQELDYRGADDMRLDEEPSAADVTGTAHAENIDDIIADVHDAVREQYDQGRDEVLYREVDTAGGTRVETFLGLLFLAHRGQVRLQQDDLFGDLWIQDPSVATGSDEAVAD
- a CDS encoding site-2 protease family protein, which encodes MATQSSQPELPDPEALADTFYVYEIDRTAEDGVRYYGEPMTESEQVIHRIAPAFRQRGYRVALKREMGEWVLIARERSLGVDGVPWLNVGLAVLTLLSTLYAGTRWYGLSVLEDPTAMLTAWPFAAAALGILAIHEFGHYVMSRYHEVEASLPYFLPFPNVLGTLGAVISMNDHIPDRKALFDIGVAGPLAGLAATVVVTAIGVTLPPVEVTRGIVTNIELGYPLLLQGIAAVMGEQLEYANPQLLPNPVVIGGWVGAFVTFLNLLPVGQLDGAHVARSLFGDRLSLVQLAVPVALFGLAGYLVVFEGGRAAGLWAFWGILALVFGRLGSATPLDETPLGPGRWAVGLVTFVLGMLCFVPVPLVITM
- the smc gene encoding chromosome segregation protein SMC codes for the protein MHIKELVLDNFKSFGRKTRIPFYEDFTTISGPNGSGKSNIIDAILFALGLARTSGIRAEKLTDLIYNPGHADEDAEYDGERQASVEVILANDDRTLSRSQVVNAAGTEDVGDVDEIAIKRRVKETEDNYYSYYYINGRSVNLSDIQDLLAQAGVTPEGYNVVMQGDVTEIINMTAGSRREIIDEIAGVAQFDAKKADAFDELEVVQERIDEAELRIEEKQERLDQLEDERETALKYQDLRDEKEEYEGYRRAAELEDKREELAAVEEAIDELESELTELQTELDERQGAVIRLEDELHELNQEIERKGEDEQLAIKREIEEIKGDISRLDDKIESAEETVESAENERRQAFVQIDRKQETIDDLESDIRETKVAKSNVKADIAEKESELAEVQQRIDEVGEEFQEVKDELEEKRSQLETLKSEKNDLQREQDRLLDEARRRSNAEDEKREAIEEAEAEIPDLEADIEDLQTELEKAKQNKATIGEVVDDLRAEKRELQSDLDELEDEISAKQQEYAQLEAKAGEDGDSSYGRAVTAILNAGQDGVHGTVGQLGGVDPEYATACETAAGGRLAHVVVDDDSVGQRCIEYLKSRSAGRATFLPITQMQNRSLGSLPSADGVIDFAYNLVDFDREYAGIFSYVLGDTVVVDSMDTARELMGDYRMVTLEGDLVEKSGAMTGGSSSGTRYSFSGGAGKLERVATRINELEDERADVRDDLRDVEERLDDARDRESDATEQVRDIETSIERKQTALKDTRERIEQLEADLEEIADEREDVADQMDELEADIEEKTEEIDALQHDIDDLEAEVEDSELPDLTDQRESIKDDIDTLEDRQDELDAELNEYELEKQYAEEAIEDLHDDIEAAQNRKAEHEERIDDLEARVAEKQELKAEKEQDVADLEEELAELKSEREDLKDDLQEAKEARDEQQAAVSEVERDLESEQETQERLEWEIDELEAQVGDYDPEDVPDHDTVEQEIDRLEREMEKLEPVNMRAIEEYDRVNDDLQELEDKKATLVEEADGIRDRIDTYEARKKETFMESFTEINDQFQNIFERLSNGTGHLHLEDEDDPFEGGLTMKAQPGDKPIQRLNAMSGGEKSLTALAFIFAIQRHNPAPFYALDEVDAFLDAANADLVGELVDELAGDAQFVVVSHRSAMLERSERAIGVMMQGDNVSAVTGIDLSGEGDGDEEVPADD